A genomic region of Raphanus sativus cultivar WK10039 chromosome 6, ASM80110v3, whole genome shotgun sequence contains the following coding sequences:
- the LOC108809919 gene encoding LOW QUALITY PROTEIN: transcription initiation factor TFIID subunit 14 (The sequence of the model RefSeq protein was modified relative to this genomic sequence to represent the inferred CDS: substituted 1 base at 1 genomic stop codon) — protein sequence MEDSHVDILSASKPKLRIGIDGGDDNKNWKRRVNGVEVSVPIVCGSIAFFRGKKAKEYRTHNWTVYVRGATNEDLGVVIKKVIFHLHPSFKSPTRVVDSPPFTLSECGWGEFKIDITVFFHSDACERKLELSHLLKLNPEIYSGPQSPNVPVVTESYNEIVFPDPFECFLARVCDHPAVHVSKLPEGLNLPPPGDAADESYYMMKKGDTKDHPLSHWFLKFSEADELFKLNATRQKVQADIAELKRQLVMVDAQPEQFXSSSGCGC from the exons ATGGAGGATTCTCATGTCGACATCTTGTCTGCCTCTAAGCCGAAGCTACGCATTGGCATTGATGGTGGCGATGATAATAAG AATTGGAAAAGAAGGGTCAATGGCGTTGAAGTCTCTGTTCCCATTGTGTGTGGATCGATTGCTTTTTTCCGTGGCAAGAAAGCTAAAGA ATACCGAACACATAACTGGACTGTCTATGTACGTGGAGCTACAAATGAGGATCTTGGTGTGGTCATAAAGAAGGTCATCTTCCACCTGCATCCAAGTTTCAAGAGCCCTACTAGAGTTGTTGACTCGCCTCCTTTTACTTTGTCCGAATGTGGTTGGGGAGAGTTCAAGATCGATATCACCGTCTTCTTCCATTCTGATGCCTGTGAAAGGAAGCTAGAGCT GTCTCACTTGTTGAAGCTGAACCCGGAGATTTACAGTGGTCCTCAGTCTCCCAATGTACCTGTTGTCACTGAGTCTTACAATGAGATTGTCTTCCCTGACCCTTTTGAGTGTTTCCTCGCCCGTGTGTGTGATCACCCTGCTGTCCACGTCTCTAAGCTCCCAGAGGGACTCAACCTGCCTCCTCCAG GAGACGCTGCTGATGAAAGTTACTATATGATGAAGAAAGGAGACACCAAAGACCATCCTCTTAGCCATTGGTTTTTGAAGTTCTCAGAAGCAGATGAGCTTTTCAAACTTAACGCAACTCGTCAGAAG GTACAAGCTGATATCGCCGAGCTAAAAAGACAGTTGGTCATGGTAGATGCGCAACCTGAACAGTTTTAGTCATCCTCTGGCTGTGGATGTTAA
- the LOC108806093 gene encoding uncharacterized protein LOC108806093, with amino-acid sequence MACNEDTNASAQEDAKSELESGRFQVDSLEGELLDVKACLEFGSEEDARKELGVLSGRVRTAATMLRCLRSKATVLAIPDLSHGVEQMGLKDGGLSSCEDALSEAYTSEMLQSIEMVTNVLEFLVKRVSAAESETAVQKEMVILGEEELSKKTVQIENLAVKLQEMERFAHGTNSVLSEMRERIEELVEETMGQREKAVENEEELCRVKREFESLKSYVSTFTNVRETLLSSERQFKTIEELFERLVSKTTQLEGEKAQKEVEVQKLMEENVKLTALLDKKEAQLLALNEQCKVMALSASNI; translated from the exons ATGGCTTGTAACGAGGATACTAATGCATCTGCACAAGAGGATGCTAAGAGTGAATTGGAGTCTGGTCGGTTTCAGGTAGATAGTTTAGAAGGTGAGCTTTTGGATGTCAAGGCTTGCCTTGAGTTCGGTTCAGAGGAAGACGCCAGGAAGGAGTTAGGTGTTCTTTCCGGTAGGGTGAGAACGGCTGCGACAATGTTGCGGTGCTTGAGATCAAAAGCTACAGTCTTGGCCATTCCTGATTTATCTCATGGTGTGGAACAGATGGGACTTAAAGACGGTGGTTTGTCTTCTTGTGAAGATGCATTGTCTGAGGCTTATACTAGTGAGATGCTCCAGTCCATAGAGATGGTTACCAACGTGCTTGAGTTTCTTGTTAAGAGGGTTTCAGCAGCAGAATCAGAGACTGCTGTTCAAAAGGAGATGGTGATTTTGGGAGAGGAAGAGCTTAGTAAGAAGACAGTCCAAATCGAGAATCTGGCGGTGAAGTTACAGGAGATGGAGCGGTTTGCTCACGGGACGAATAGTGTTCTGAGCGAAATGAGGGAAAGGATTGAGGAATTAGTTGAAGAGACGATGGGACAGAGGGAGAAAGCTGTGGAGAATGAAGAGGAGCTGTGTCGTGTGAAGAGAGAGTTCGAGTCGCTTAAAAGCTATGTCAGTACTTTCACCAATGTCAGAGAGACACTCCTTTCGTCTGAGAGACAGTTCAAAACCATCGAAGAGCTCTTTGAACG GTTGGTGAGTAAAACGACACAACTAGAGGGGGAGAAGGCGCAGAAGGAGGTTGAAGTACAGAAACTGATGGAAGAGAATGTGAAGTTGACGGCACTTCTTGACAAGAAAGAAGCTCAGCTTCTAGCTTTGAATGAACAATGCAAAGTTATGGCTTTAAGTGCATCCAACATCTGA
- the LOC108808190 gene encoding uncharacterized protein LOC108808190 — MRILSWNCRGLGRSQDSTIPRLKEIRQIYFPEIMFLMETKQKKDMVVDLQVSLGYDRLTVVDPVGLSGCLAVLWKREVCLEVKYADKNIIDCRIRCRDHNFYVSFVYGEPSQQGKRKVWERLMRIGAGRKESWSMVGDFNDILNNGEKIGGPKRGDASFLDFAEMLNVCEMKELTGSGDSFTWAGVRCKKYIQCKLDRCFGNKRWRHDFPYATQTFMERLGSDHRLVMVNLLSEKDRRKKNFRFDTRMVGRNRVYETIDWSWRKARCDRKLPLLHSLGEVRKALGKWKRENNLNSNEKMRNLRHELELETSSLAPCWDRVHELKVKIGNTFKEEEDFWMQRSRDKWLVVGDNNTSFFHASVKANRQKNQLTKLVDDSGVEASSTPEMGKIATAYFDNLFSSSGSADLVTFFASLPCKVSEEMNCALTKEVSNEEIRDAVFSIKASSAPREDGGQITKEVRSFFQSGTFPVEWNLTQLCLIPKIINPTKMVDLRPIALCTVLYKIVSNVLVTRLKPLLEHIVSPTQSAFVPKRLITDNIIIAHEMVHGLRTHERISREHMAIKTDMSKAYDRIEWDYLEALLTALGFCNKFKMWIMFCVRSVSYTVLINGESSGKATEEECEAMCRILKAYEKVFGQMISFAKSAITFGKKVAEATKLRIKQISGISNEGGTGKYLGLPECFSGSKVEMLQYIHEKMTSRFNSWYSFFLSTGGKEVLLKSVAMAMPVFAMSVFKLPKTTCQNLTSAMANFWWNAQEGKNKLHWVSWDRMCLDKRNGGLGFKNIEKFNQSLLAKQGWRLLMDPESLCARVLRSRYYPAGEFLAASIGARPSYAWRSILFGRELLVKGLRRNVGSGESINVWLEKWLFVAVPVAPMRKQIIFDLDLRVCDLICPQTKTWDRGKLEEVFFPSDIELVMKIKPTFGQKDSYEWVHNRWGAYSVKSGYWLACSLDQSEVKNLALCKPSLNDVRSKIWEVKTVPKIKIFMWKAMSNALAVSEELRGRGIKVDPRCQSCGEVGEDINHVLFTCSMARVVWATSGFPFPPRGFENQSLYENFNYLFMCGKNKEVPKDLVVCFPWILWMIWKNKNAFVFEGKEYDVVVTVAKCFEESKRWFTVWEEAKRLEKDSNQRIHEVKRWKPRKMEELSVMWVSHGSKNLGWLLKASEVVGSEVVGSINQPKAWPAFRAYGEEMRTTLQKVPDWKVALVTRAENKGAFLIARSVTKEKRLQSYVARGSPSWLRNLLGNEARVA, encoded by the exons ATGCGCATACTGAGTTGGAATTGTCGAGGCTTGGGACGGTCTCAAGATTCGACAATTCCCCGTCTCAAGGAAATACGTCAAATATATTTCCCTGAGATTATGTTCTTGATGGAAACTAAGCAAAAGAAAGATATGGTGGTTGATTTACAAGTAAGTTTGGGTTATGATAGATTAACAGTAGTGGATCCAGTGGGTTTGTCTGGTTGTTTGGCTGTTTTGTGGAAGCGTGAAGTGTGTCTGGAGGTTAAATATGCTGACAAAAACATCATAGACTGCAGGATAAGATGCAGAGATCACAATTTTTATGTATCCTTTGTCTATGGTGAACCAAGTCAGCAAGGAAAGAGGAAGGTTTGGGAGAGGTTAATGCGTATTGGTGCAGGAAGAAAAGAAAGTTGGAGTATGGTTGGGGACTTTAATGATATCCTGAATAATGGTGAGAAGATAGGAGGTCCGAAGAGAGGAGATGCATCTTTCTTGGACTTCGCTGAGATGCTTAATGTGTGTGAAATGAAGGAGCTAACAGGTTCAGGTGATAGCTTTACATGGGCTGGCGTGCGTTGCAAGAAATACATTCAGTGTAAACTGGACAGATGTTTTGGTAATAAACGATGGAGACATGATTTCCCATATGCTACACAGACGTTCATGGAGAGACTTGGATCAGACCATCGACTTGTGATGGTTAATTTACTCAGTGAGAAAGACAGGAGAAAGAAAAACTTCCGTTTTGATACACGGATGGTTGGACGAAACAGAGTGTATGAAACGATAGATTGGTCGTGGAGGAAAGCAAGATGTGATCGGAAGTTACCTCTTCTGCATAGTCTGGGTGAGGTGAGAAAGGCCCTTGGTAAATGGAAGAGAGAAAACAACCTAAACTCCAATGAGAAGATGAGAAACTTGCGTCATGAGCTTGAACTGGAAACTTCATCTCTTGCGCCTTGCTGGGACCGTGTGCATGAGCTTAAGGTTAAGATCGGTAACACTTTCAAGGAGGAGGAAGACTTCTGGATGCAGAGAAGTAGAGATAAGTGGTTAGTGGTGGGAGATAACAATACAAGCTTCTTTCACGCTTCAGTGAAGGCAAATAGGCAGAAAAATCAGCTCACAAAACTTGTGGATGATTCTGGTGTAGAAGCTTCGTCGACTCCTGAAATGGGAAAGATTGCTACTGCTTACTTTGACAACCTATTCTCATCATCTGGCTCGGCTGATTTAGTCACTTTCTTTGCCAGTTTACCTTGCAAAGTATCAGAAGAAATGAATTGTGCTTTAACTAAGGAAGTGAGTAATGAAGAAATCAGAGATGCAGTTTTCTCGATAAAGGCCTCGAGTGCGCCTAGGGAAGATGGTGGGCAGATTACAAAGGAGGTTAGAAGTTTCTTTCAATCTGGTACCTTCCCGGTGGAGTGGAACCTTACACAACTATGTCTAATTCCAAAGATTATAAATCCGACAAAGATGGTTGACTTGAGACCCATTGCTCTGTGTACGGTTCTGTACAAGATTGTCTCTAATGTATTGGTGACTCGTCTCAAACCGCTTTTGGAACATATTGTTTCACCTACACAGTCTGCTTTTGTGCCTAAAAGACTTATTACTGATAACATAATCATAGCGCATGAGATGGTTCATGGTTTGCGTACACATGAGAGGATCTCAAGAGAACATATGGCAATCAAAACCGATATGTCCAAGGCATATGATCGCATTGAATGGGACTACTTGGAGGCTTTGTTAACAGCTCTGGGCTTCTGTAATAAGTTCAAGATGTGGATAATGTTTTGTGTGCGATCTGTATCTTATACGGTCCTCATCAATGGTGAGTCAAGCGGGAAG GCGACTGAGGAGGAGTGTGAAGCTATGTGCCGAATCTTAAAGGCCTATGAAAAGGTCTTTGGTCAGATGATAAGCTTTGCTAAGTCAGCAATTACGTTTGGTAAGAAGGTGGCAGAGGCAACAAAACTAAGAATCAAACAGATTTCTGGTATCAGTAATGAGGGAGGAACAGGAAAGTACTTGGGTCTGCCGGAGTGTTTTAGCGGCTCGAAAGTGGAGATGCTCCAATATATTCATGAGAAGATGACCTCGCGTTTCAACAGTTGGTACTCTTTCTTCCTTTCGACGGGTGGGAAAGAAGTCTTACTAAAGTCTGTGGCTATGGCAATGCCGGTTTTTGCTATGTCGGTTTTTAAACTCCCGAAAACGACCTGTCAAAACCTCACTAGCGCAATGGCTAACTTCTGGTGGAATGCGCAGGAAGGTAAAAACAAGTTGCATTGGGTCTCATGGGACAGAATGTGCCTTGACAAACGGAACGGAGGTTtgggttttaaaaatattgaaaagttCAATCAATCCTTATTGGCTAAACAGGGATGGCGCCTGTTGATGGACCCTGAATCTTTGTGTGCTAGAGTGTTGAGGAGTCGTTATTATCCTGCTGGTGAGTTCCTTGCGGCAAGTATAGGCGCTCGTCCCTCCTACGCCTGGAGAAGCATTTTGTTTGGAAGAGAACTACTGGTGAAGGGGCTACGGAGGAACGTGGGTTCTGGTGAAAGTATAAACGTGTGGCTGGAGAAGTGGCTGTTTGTTGCTGTGCCTGTAGCTCCGATGAGAAAACAGattatttttgatttggatTTGAGAGTCTGTGATCTGATTTGTCCACAAACCAAGACGTGGGACAGAGGGAAACTGGAGGAAGTGTTCTTTCCTAGTGATATCGAACTGGTTATGAAGATAAAGCCAACTTTTGGGCAGAAGGATTCCTACGAGTGGGTACACAATAGATGGGGAGCGTACTCGGTGAAGTCTGGCTATTGGCTAGCTTGCTCTTTGGATCAGAGTGAAGTTAAGAATTTGGCTCTGTGTAAACCATCTTTGAATGACGTACGTAGCAAGATTTGGGAGGTTAAAACGGTgccaaaaatcaaaattttcatgTGGAAAGCTATGTCTAATGCTTTAGCTGTGTCTGAGGAGCTGCGAGGACGTGGTATTAAAGTGGACCCGCGATGTCAAAGTTGTGGAGAGGTAGGAGAAGATATCAATCATGTGTTGTTTACATGTTCTATGGCTCGTGTGGTCTGGGCTACTTCAGGATTTCCTTTTCCTCCTAGAGGTTTCGAAAATCAGAGCCTATATGAAAACTTTAATTACCTGTTCATGTGCGGTAAAAACAAGGAAGTGCCAAAGGATTTGGTGGTTTGTTTCCCATGgattctctggatgatatggaaaAACAAAAACGCTTTCGTCTTTGAAGGGAAAGAATATGATGTTGTGGTAACGGTAGCGAAGTGTTTTGAAGAGTCGAAGAGATGGTTTACTGTGTGGGAAGAGGCAAAGAGGCTGGAGAAGGATAGTAATCAGAGAATTCATGAAGTGAAGAGGTGGAAGCCTCGGAAAATGGAAGAGTTAAGTGTAATGTGGGTGTCTCATGGCTCAAAGAATCTGGGCTGGCTG CTGAAAGCTTCAGAAGTTGTAGGTTCAGAAGTTGTAGGTTCGATAAACCAACCAAAGGCTTGGCCAGCCTTTCGAGCCTATGGTGAAGAGATGCGGACGACTTTGCAGAAGGTACCTGATTGGAAGGTAGCTCTGGTGACGAGGGCAGAGAACAAAGGTGCCTTTCTGATAGCTCGGAGTGTAACAAAGGAGAAGAGGTTGCAGTCGTATGTTGCTCGAGGAAGTCCATCTTGGTTAAGGAACTTGCTTGGGAATGAAGCAAGAGTTGCCTGA
- the LOC108808191 gene encoding uncharacterized protein LOC108808191: protein MEEKEKKVLMIQSNDPLYGVLSEEQVGVDIATGRRKINPEVLQNMREYILAAEGGEKRVREERVRNSVMDLEKDLSGQKTFLRLEPPPLITSEIEKDRGLVFDYALKDKNDRLSDRDVVSAPVYGRNLISDSNHVVFDGSTGFSTGFTDASSSGTSKMRGGKHYRPPKKQRKFKPKVSEPDGVTGQLPHREEPVEKGFLKRRAEAVAGVFSRVARRSKSEVVPNGGLPNQ from the coding sequence ATggaagagaaggaaaaaaaggTGTTGATGATCCAGAGCAATGATCCCTTGTATGGGGTTTTGAGTGAGGAGCAAGTTGGTGTGGATATTGCTACTGGAAGGAGGAAGATCAACCCGGAGGTTCTCCAGAACATGAGAGAATATATCCTAGCGGCTGAGGGAGGAGAAAAACGGGTAAGAGAAGAGCGTGTCAGAAACTCTGTTATGGACCTCGAGAAAGATCTGTCGGGGCAGAAGACTTTTCTGAGATTGGAACCTCCACCTTTAATCACATCTGAGATCGAGAAGGATAGAGGTTTGGTCTTTGATTATGCATTGAAAGACAAAAATGACCGTCTGTCGGACCGTGATGTAGTATCAGCTCCGGTTTACGGCAGAAACTTGATCTCTGACTCCAATCACGTCGTCTTTGATGGTTCAACGGGTTTTAGCACTGGTTTCACAGATGCTAGCTCTTCCGGGACCTCAAAGATGAGGGGTGGGAAGCATTATCGACCAccgaagaaacagaggaagttcAAGCCAAAAGTTTCAGAACCTGATGGAGTTACGGGCCAGTTACCACATCGAGAGGAACCAGTTGAAAAGGGTTTCCTAAAGAGAAGAGCAGAGGCAGTTGCTGGTGTTTTTTCAAGAGTCGCGAGAAGGTCAAAATCTGAGGTGGTCCCGAATGGGGGACTGCCCAATCAGTAA
- the LOC108808192 gene encoding uncharacterized protein At4g02000-like, producing MSLEEEEVPYELPDLPQFSAIECNKMSIIGRLVNPDCQKIKDLILDMPRKWQVYDIVRGVALSSTMFQFIFKYEHDLEEVMRKRVWTFNEWSIVIDRWMEKPPEDYLKYLLVWVQIRNIPVNHYTKEAIEAFGDFVGRVDVVAFDPSKAQTQDYVRVRVFFDVSRPVRKTKVINLPSGETVTLRYDFERLQKRCFHCQRLTHEKDKCPVLI from the coding sequence ATGTcgctggaggaggaggaagtaCCGTATGAACTCCCGGATTTACCACAGTTTAGTGCAATTGAGTGCAACAAGATGAGTATCATTGGAAGACTAGTCAACCCTGACTGTCAAAAGATCAAGGATCTTATCCTTGATATGCCAAGGAAGTGGCAAGTGTATGATATAGTGCGGGGAGTAGCTCTATCGTCTACTATGTTTCAGTTCATCTTTAAGTATGAACATGATCTAGAGGAAGTGATGCGCAAGAGAGTATGGACTTTCAATGAATGGAGCATTGTGATTGATCGATGGATGGAAAAACCACCAGAGGATTATCTTAAGTACCTGTTGGTGTGGGTTCAGATTCGCAATATTCCGGTTAATCATTACACTAAAGAAGCCATTGAGGCTTTTGGTGATTTCGTTGGTAGAGTGGATGTAGTTGCTTTTGATCCAAGTAAGGCACAGACGCAGGATTACGTTAGGGTTCGTGTCTTCTTTGATGTCTCAAGACCGGTAAGGAAGACGAAGGTGATCAATCTTCCTAGTGGGGAGACAGTGACCCTTCGCTATGATTTTGAGAGACTACAGAAAAGATGCTTTCACTGTCAACGCCTGACACACGAAAAGGATAAATGTCCTGTACTGATTTAA